The window TGCAAGGTTGCCCTCATCCCCCAGCCCCTTCTCCCAAAGAGGGAGAAGGGGAGCCAGATTCAAAGTCCCTCTCCCCTTCTGGGAGAGGGATTTAGGGAGAGGGCTACAAAAGTGGGATGCACTCAAGTGGGTCTTCTGAAAGTTGTGGAGCTTTTCCAAGAACAAACTTACTGCCTTTATGAGCAACAATGTTGTTGCGCCATATCCTTAGCTTCTCAACTAAAGGGTCAGCCTTAGCAAATTCAATATCTTTATCTAATTGTGCTTGGTCTGGCACCCTATCACATTCTGCGAGGGAATTTACAAAAGCATTATCTTTTAAGCGTTCACGAAAATTCTGTTCATTGAAAAAATGAAGATTTTCTTTGATTGTCTCAAGTAGATTTACAAGATTTAAATTGTTGTTGCATTGGGTATCGAATACTCTGCATAGACGAATGAGCCAAGCGTCTTGCAGAGCATCGAAGGTTAGAACCCAGAAGGTATTTGACTGCGCGAACTCTTCGGGGTGCGATCGTAAAGCATCGTTCAAATCCCAATAGAGGCGATAGTAAATATTTGCGTATACAATCTCTTGCTGAAGATTGTCAAGAAGCCTATTGAGTTCGTCCCCTGTTTTAACGTTGATTTTCATCTCTCTCTTTACTAAGCCATGACTAAATTTTAGCCATTGTTATCAAATAGCAACTTCACCAATACCTTTGATCAAATGTGATGAGTCCGAGACAAATCCAAAACATTGGTTGACGTTGTAGATCGTGGCTTGTAAACAATAGTCTGGGGAAGTGGTGGCAGTACAATCGCGCAGCAGGATACAGTCGTAGTTCAGGAAATTAGCATCCATTAACGTGGCCAGCACACATTGATCGGCATTGACCCCGGCAAAGAATAGGGTGGTGCACCCCAGGTTCTTTAAGATGCTATCCAGAGGCGTATCCCAAAAACCGCTCATCCGGTACTTATCGACCCAAATATCTTGCGGATCTTGAACCAGTTCCTCGACAACTGCGGCTGCCCAACTCCCTTGGGTCAGGACTTTTGCCCCCCTTGTTGGGAGTGGATCTCCCAGGCCAACGCCCTCTCCTGTAGGATTGTAGACGTGACGTAGCCCGGCTCCAATGTTTAGCAAGTCAGGGCGGTTCCCCCAATTGACCCAGAGGATGGACACTTGGGCCGATCGCAGATCTGGCAGCAACTGCTTCAGGG of the Leptolyngbya sp. 'hensonii' genome contains:
- a CDS encoding isochorismatase family cysteine hydrolase; the protein is MSFTLRQLGVPPNTWAVNATIADLTRPSLPPRLLTLPADTKELRLDLAKAALLVIDMQNDFCHPEGWLASIGVDVTPARKPIEPLKQLLPDLRSAQVSILWVNWGNRPDLLNIGAGLRHVYNPTGEGVGLGDPLPTRGAKVLTQGSWAAAVVEELVQDPQDIWVDKYRMSGFWDTPLDSILKNLGCTTLFFAGVNADQCVLATLMDANFLNYDCILLRDCTATTSPDYCLQATIYNVNQCFGFVSDSSHLIKGIGEVAI